In one Rhinopithecus roxellana isolate Shanxi Qingling chromosome 1, ASM756505v1, whole genome shotgun sequence genomic region, the following are encoded:
- the PTH1R gene encoding parathyroid hormone/parathyroid hormone-related peptide receptor isoform X1 codes for MGTARIAPGLALLLCCPVLSSAYALVDADDVMTKEEQIFLLHRAQAQCEKRLKEVLQRPAQLTAIITTLVSPANIMESDKGWTSTSTSGKPRKDKPSGKLYPESEEDKEAPTGSRYRGRPCLPEWDHILCWPLGAPGEVVAVPCPDYIYDFNHKGHAYRRCDRNGSWELVPGHNRTWANYSECVKFLTNETREREVFDRLGMIYTVGYSVSLASLTVAVLILAYFRRLHCTRNYIHMHLFLSFMLRAVSIFVKDAVLYSGATLDEAERLTEEELRAIAQAPPPPATATAGYAGCRVAVTFFLYFLATNYYWILVEGLYLHSLIFMAFFSEKKYLWGFTVFGWGLPAVFVAVWVSVRATLANTGCWDLSSGNKKWIIQVPILASIVLNFILFINIVRVLATKLRETNAGRCDTRQQYRKLLKSTLVLMPLFGVHYIVFMATPYTEVSGTLWQVQMHYEMLFNSFQGFFVAIIYCFCNGEVQAEIKKSWSRWTLALDFKRKARSGSSSYSYGPMVSHTSVTNVGPRVGLGLPLSPRLLPTATTNGHPQLPGHAKPGAPALETLETTPPAVAAPKDDGFLNGSCSGLDEEGSGPEQPPALLQEEWETVM; via the exons CACAGCTGACAGCCATCATTACCACCCTGGTTTCTCCAGCCAACATAATGGAATCAGACAAGGGATGGACATCTACGTCCACATCAGGGAAGCCCAGGAAAGATAAGCCATCTGGGAAGCTCTACCCCGAGTCTGAGGAGGACAAGGAGGCACCCACTGGCAGCAGGTACCGAG GGCGGCCCTGCCTGCCTGAATGGGACCACATTCTGTGCTGGCCGCTGGGGGCACCAGGTGAGGTGGTGGCTGTGCCCTGTCCAGACTACATTTATGACTTCAATCACAAAG GCCATGCCTACCGACGCTGTGACCGCAATGGCAGCTGGGAGCTGGTGCCTGGGCACAACAGGACGTGGGCCAACTACAGCGAGTGTGTCAAATTTCTCACCAATGAGACTCGTGAACGG GAGGTGTTTGACCGCCTGGGCATGATCTACACCGTGGGCTACTCCGTGTCCCTGGCGTCCCTCACAGTAGCTGTGCTCATCCTGGCCTACTTTAG GCGGCTGCACTGCACGCGCAACTACATCCACATGCACTTGTTCCTGTCCTTCATGCTGCGCGCCGTGAGCATCTTCGTCAAGGACGCGGTGCTCTACTCTGGCGCCACGCTCGATGAGGCTGAGCGCCTCACTGAGGAGGAGCTGCGCGCCATCGCCCAGGCGCCCCCGCCGCCTGCCACCGCCACTGCCGGCTAC GCGGGCTGCAGGGTGGCCGTGACCTTCTTCCTTTACTTCCTGGCCACCAACTACTACTGGATTCTGGTGGAGGGGCTGTACCTGCACAGCCTCATCTTCATGGCCTTCTTCTCAGAGAAGAAGTACCTGTGGGGCTTCACAGTCTTCGGCTGGG GTCTGCCCGCTGTCTTCGTGGCTGTGTGGGTCAGTGTCAGAGCTACCCTGGCCAACACCGG GTGCTGGGACTTGAGCTCCGGGAACAAAAAGTGGATCATCCAGGTGCCCATCCTGGCCTCCATTGTG CTCAACTTCATCCTCTTCATCAATATCGTCCGGGTGCTCGCCACCAAGCTGCGGGAGACCAACGCTGGCCGGTGTGACACGCGGCAGCAGTACCG GAAGCTGCTCAAATCCACGCTGGTGCTCATGCCCCTCTTTGGCGTCCACTACATCGTCTTCATGGCCACACCATACACCGAGGTCTCAGGGACGCTCTGGCAAGTCCAGATGCACTATGAGATGCTCTTCAACTCCTTCCAG GGATTTTTTGTCGCCATCATATACTGTTTCTGCAATGGCGAG GTACAAGCTGAGATCAAGAAATCTTGGAGCCGCTGGACACTGGCACTGGACTTCAAGCGCAAGGCACGCAGCGGGAGCAGCAGCTATAGCTATGGCCCCATGGTGTCCCACACAAGTGTGACCAACGTCGGCCCCCGTGTGGGACTGGGCCTGCCCCTCAGCCCCCGCCTACtgcccactgccaccaccaaTGGCCACCCTCAGCTGCCTGGCCATGCCAAGCCAGGGGCCCCAGCCCTGGAGACCCTCGAGACCACACCACCTGCCGTGGCTGCTCCCAAGGACGATGGGTTCCTCAATGGCTCCTGCTCAGGCCTGGACGAGGAGGGCTCTGGGCCTGAGCAGCCACCCGCCCTGCTACAGGAAGAGTGGGAGACAGTCATGTGA
- the PTH1R gene encoding parathyroid hormone/parathyroid hormone-related peptide receptor isoform X2: MGTARIAPGLALLLCCPVLSSAYALVDADDVMTKEEQIFLLHRAQAQCEKRLKEVLQRPANIMESDKGWTSTSTSGKPRKDKPSGKLYPESEEDKEAPTGSRYRGRPCLPEWDHILCWPLGAPGEVVAVPCPDYIYDFNHKGHAYRRCDRNGSWELVPGHNRTWANYSECVKFLTNETREREVFDRLGMIYTVGYSVSLASLTVAVLILAYFRRLHCTRNYIHMHLFLSFMLRAVSIFVKDAVLYSGATLDEAERLTEEELRAIAQAPPPPATATAGYAGCRVAVTFFLYFLATNYYWILVEGLYLHSLIFMAFFSEKKYLWGFTVFGWGLPAVFVAVWVSVRATLANTGCWDLSSGNKKWIIQVPILASIVLNFILFINIVRVLATKLRETNAGRCDTRQQYRKLLKSTLVLMPLFGVHYIVFMATPYTEVSGTLWQVQMHYEMLFNSFQGFFVAIIYCFCNGEVQAEIKKSWSRWTLALDFKRKARSGSSSYSYGPMVSHTSVTNVGPRVGLGLPLSPRLLPTATTNGHPQLPGHAKPGAPALETLETTPPAVAAPKDDGFLNGSCSGLDEEGSGPEQPPALLQEEWETVM, from the exons CCAACATAATGGAATCAGACAAGGGATGGACATCTACGTCCACATCAGGGAAGCCCAGGAAAGATAAGCCATCTGGGAAGCTCTACCCCGAGTCTGAGGAGGACAAGGAGGCACCCACTGGCAGCAGGTACCGAG GGCGGCCCTGCCTGCCTGAATGGGACCACATTCTGTGCTGGCCGCTGGGGGCACCAGGTGAGGTGGTGGCTGTGCCCTGTCCAGACTACATTTATGACTTCAATCACAAAG GCCATGCCTACCGACGCTGTGACCGCAATGGCAGCTGGGAGCTGGTGCCTGGGCACAACAGGACGTGGGCCAACTACAGCGAGTGTGTCAAATTTCTCACCAATGAGACTCGTGAACGG GAGGTGTTTGACCGCCTGGGCATGATCTACACCGTGGGCTACTCCGTGTCCCTGGCGTCCCTCACAGTAGCTGTGCTCATCCTGGCCTACTTTAG GCGGCTGCACTGCACGCGCAACTACATCCACATGCACTTGTTCCTGTCCTTCATGCTGCGCGCCGTGAGCATCTTCGTCAAGGACGCGGTGCTCTACTCTGGCGCCACGCTCGATGAGGCTGAGCGCCTCACTGAGGAGGAGCTGCGCGCCATCGCCCAGGCGCCCCCGCCGCCTGCCACCGCCACTGCCGGCTAC GCGGGCTGCAGGGTGGCCGTGACCTTCTTCCTTTACTTCCTGGCCACCAACTACTACTGGATTCTGGTGGAGGGGCTGTACCTGCACAGCCTCATCTTCATGGCCTTCTTCTCAGAGAAGAAGTACCTGTGGGGCTTCACAGTCTTCGGCTGGG GTCTGCCCGCTGTCTTCGTGGCTGTGTGGGTCAGTGTCAGAGCTACCCTGGCCAACACCGG GTGCTGGGACTTGAGCTCCGGGAACAAAAAGTGGATCATCCAGGTGCCCATCCTGGCCTCCATTGTG CTCAACTTCATCCTCTTCATCAATATCGTCCGGGTGCTCGCCACCAAGCTGCGGGAGACCAACGCTGGCCGGTGTGACACGCGGCAGCAGTACCG GAAGCTGCTCAAATCCACGCTGGTGCTCATGCCCCTCTTTGGCGTCCACTACATCGTCTTCATGGCCACACCATACACCGAGGTCTCAGGGACGCTCTGGCAAGTCCAGATGCACTATGAGATGCTCTTCAACTCCTTCCAG GGATTTTTTGTCGCCATCATATACTGTTTCTGCAATGGCGAG GTACAAGCTGAGATCAAGAAATCTTGGAGCCGCTGGACACTGGCACTGGACTTCAAGCGCAAGGCACGCAGCGGGAGCAGCAGCTATAGCTATGGCCCCATGGTGTCCCACACAAGTGTGACCAACGTCGGCCCCCGTGTGGGACTGGGCCTGCCCCTCAGCCCCCGCCTACtgcccactgccaccaccaaTGGCCACCCTCAGCTGCCTGGCCATGCCAAGCCAGGGGCCCCAGCCCTGGAGACCCTCGAGACCACACCACCTGCCGTGGCTGCTCCCAAGGACGATGGGTTCCTCAATGGCTCCTGCTCAGGCCTGGACGAGGAGGGCTCTGGGCCTGAGCAGCCACCCGCCCTGCTACAGGAAGAGTGGGAGACAGTCATGTGA